From the genome of Uranotaenia lowii strain MFRU-FL chromosome 1, ASM2978415v1, whole genome shotgun sequence, one region includes:
- the LOC129746891 gene encoding cuticle protein-like isoform X1 — MAFKFVTFLALVAVARAGLIASPAVSYGAAPALAYAAPVQQLAYAAPLAKTVVAKQVIADEYDPNPQYSFSYGISDALTGDQKSQQESRQGDVVQGSYSVVDPDGVKRTVEYTADPHNGFNAVVHRQPLAAKAVVAAPVIAAKTVIAQPAIAKTVIAQPAYASYAAPVAKTYVSQPAYASYAAPLATKTIVSQPAYASYSAPLATKTIVSQPAYASYAAPATYAYHH, encoded by the coding sequence TCCCCAGCTGTGTCCTATGGCGCTGCTCCAGCTCTGGCCTACGCTGCCCCAGTTCAGCAGCTGGCCTATGCTGCCCCTCTGGCCAAAACTGTCGTGGCCAAGCAGGTCATCGCCGATGAATACGACCCCAACCCACAGTACTCTTTCTCGTACGGAATCTCCGATGCCCTGACCGGTGACCAGAAGTCCCAGCAGGAATCCCGCCAAGGAGATGTCGTCCAGGGATCTTACTCCGTCGTTGACCCTGATGGTGTCAAGCGTACCGTTGAGTACACTGCTGATCCCCACAACGGATTCAACGCTGTTGTCCACCGTCAACCTCTTGCTGCCAAGGCTGTTGTTGCTGCTCCAGTTATTGCCGCCAAGACCGTCATTGCTCAGCCAGCCATCGCCAAGACTGTGATCGCTCAGCCAGCTTATGCTTCCTATGCCGCTCCAGTTGCCAAGACCTACGTCTCGCAGCCAGCCTATGCCTCGTACGCTGCTCCTTTGGCCACTAAGACCATCGTCTCTCAGCCAGCTTACGCTTCGTACTCGGCTCCTCTGGCCACCAAGACCATTGTGTCCCAGCCAGCTTATGCCTCTTATGCTGCCCCAGCCACTTACGCTTATCACCActaa
- the LOC129738369 gene encoding cuticle protein-like, protein MAFKNLLFQFVTFLALVAVARAGLIASPAVSYGAAPALAYAAPVQQLAYAAPLTKTVVAKQVIADEYDPNPQYSFSYGISDALTGDQKSQQESRQGDVVQGSYSVVDPDGVKRTVEYTADPHNGFNAVVHRQPLAVVAAPVIAAQTVIAQPAIAKTVIAQPAYASYAAPVAKTYVSQPAYASYAAPLATKTIVSQPAYASYSAPLATKTIVSQPAYASYAAPATYAYHH, encoded by the exons ATGGCATTCAAA AATTTACTGTTTCAGTTCGTGACCTTCCTCGCCCTGGTGGCTGTTGCCCGTGCTGGACTCATCGCTTCCCCAGCTGTGTCCTATGGCGCTGCTCCAGCCCTGGCCTACGCTGCCCCAGTTCAGCAGTTGGCCTATGCCGCCCCTCTGACCAAGACTGTCGTGGCCAAGCAGGTCATCGCCGATGAGTACGACCCCAACCCACAGTACTCTTTCTCGTACGGAATCTCCGATGCCCTGACCGGTGACCAGAAGTCCCAGCAGGAATCCCGCCAAGGAGATGTCGTCCAGGGATCTTACTCCGTCGTTGACCCAGATGGTGTCAAGCGTACCGTTGAGTACACTGCTGATCCTCACAACGGATTCAACGCTGTTGTCCACCGTCAACCtcttgctgttgttgctgctccAGTTATTGCCGCCCAGACCGTCATTGCTCAGCCAGCCATCGCCAAGACTGTGATCGCTCAGCCAGCTTATGCTTCCTATGCCGCTCCAGTTGCCAAGACCTACGTCTCGCAGCCAGCCTATGCCTCGTACGCTGCTCCTTTGGCCACTAAGACCATCGTCTCTCAGCCAGCTTACGCTTCGTACTCGGCTCCTCTGGCCACCAAGACCATTGTGTCCCAGCCAGCTTATGCCTCTTATGCTGCCCCAGCCACTTACGCTTATCACCActaa
- the LOC129746882 gene encoding cuticle protein-like gives MAFKFVTFFALMAVAHAGLIASPAVSYGAAPALSYGAPVQQLAYAAPLAKTVVAKQVIADEYDPNPQYSFSYGISDALTGDQKSQQESRNGDAVQGSYSVVDPDGVKRTVEYTADPIHGFNAVVHREPLAAKAVIAQPAIAKTVIAQPAYASYAAPVAKTYVSQPAYASYAAPVATKTIVSQPAYASYSAPLATKTIVSQPAYASYSAPLATKTIVSQPAYASYAAPATYAYHH, from the exons ATGGCATTCAAA TTCGTGACCTTCTTCGCCCTGATGGCCGTTGCCCACGCTGGACTCATCGCTTCCCCAGCTGTGTCCTATGGCGCTGCTCCAGCTCTGTCCTACGGTGCCCCAGTCCAGCAGCTGGCCTATGCCGCTCCTCTGGCCAAGACTGTCGTGGCCAAGCAGGTTATCGCCGATGAGTATGACCCCAACCCACAGTACTCTTTCTCGTACGGAATCTCCGATGCCCTGACCGGTGACCAGAAGTCCCAGCAGGAATCCCGCAACGGAGATGCCGTCCAGGGATCTTACTCCGTTGTTGACCCAGATGGCGTCAAGCGTACTGTCGAATACACTGCTGATCCGATCCACGGATTCAACGCTGTTGTCCACCGCGAACCCCTGGCTGCCAAGGCCGTCATCGCCCAGCCAGCCATCGCCAAGACTGTGATCGCTCAGCCAGCCTATGCTTCCTATGCCGCTCCAGTTGCCAAGACCTACGTCTCGCAGCCAGCCTACGCCTCGTATGCTGCCCCAGTGGCCACCAAGACCATTGTGTCTCAGCCAGCCTATGCCTCGTACTCCGCTCCTCTGGCCACTAAGACTATCGTCTCTCAGCCAGCTTATGCTTCGTACTCGGCTCCTCTGGCCACCAAGACCATTGTGTCCCAGCCAGCTTATGCTTCTTATGCTGCCCCAGCCACTTACGCCTACCACCATTAA
- the LOC129746926 gene encoding larval cuticle protein A3A-like — translation MAFKFLTFCAVLAVARAGVISSPALSYAAPAPLTYAAPLTKTLVAAPVAKAVVADEYDPNPQYSFSYGISDALTGDQKSQQESRNGDSVQGSYSLVDPDGTKRTVEYTADPIHGFNAVVHREPLAVKAVAATPVIATKTVITQPALAKTVISQPAYASYSAPLATKTIVSQPAYASYAAPATYAYSH, via the exons ATGGCTTTCAAG TTCCTGACCTTCTGCGCCGTGCTGGCCGTTGCCCGTGCTGGAGTCATCTCATCTCCTGCCTTGTCTTACGCTGCTCCAGCCCCTTTGACCTATGCCGCCCCCTTGACCAAAACCTTGGTGGCTGCTCCAGTGGCCAAAGCCGTCGTTGCTGATGAGTATGACCCCAACCCACAGTACTCTTTCTCGTACGGAATCTCCGATGCCCTGACCGGTGACCAGAAGTCCCAGCAGGAATCCCGCAACGGAGACTCCGTCCAGGGATCTTACTCCTTGGTTGACCCTGATGGCACCAAGCGTACTGTCGAATACACTGCTGATCCGATCCACGGATTCAACGCCGTTGTCCACCGAGAACCTCTGGCTGTTAAGGCCGTCGCTGCTACCCCAGTCATTGCCACCAAGACCGTCATTACTCAGCCTGCTCTGGCCAAAACTGTGATCTCCCAGCCAGCTTATGCTTCGTACTCTGCTCCTTTGGCCACCAAGACCATTGTGTCCCAGCCGGCTTATGCTAGTTATGCTGCCCCAGCTACCTATGCCTACAGCCACTAA
- the LOC129746954 gene encoding larval cuticle protein A3A-like, which produces MAFKFLTFCALVAVARAGVISSPALVSAPLTYAAPLTKTLVAAPVAKAVVADEYDPNPQYSYSYGISDALTGDQKSQQESRNGDAVQGSYSLVDPDGTKRTVEYTADPIHGFNAVVHREPLAAKAVVAAPVIAAKTVIAQPAIAKTVIAQPALTKTLIAQPALYH; this is translated from the exons ATGGCTTTCAAG TTTCTGACATTCTGCGCCTTGGTGGCCGTTGCCCGTGCTGGAGTTATCTCTTCGCCAGCTCTGGTTTCTGCCCCTCTGACTTATGCTGCTCCCTTGACCAAAACCTTGGTGGCTGCTCCAGTGGCCAAGGCCGTCGTTGCTGACGAGTATGACCCCAACCCACAATACTCCTACTCATACGGAATCTCCGATGCCCTGACCGGTGACCAGAAGTCCCAGCAGGAATCCCGCAACGGAGACGCCGTCCAGGGATCTTACTCCTTGGTCGATCCAGATGGCACCAAGCGTACTGTCGAATACACTGCTGATCCGATCCACGGATTCAACGCCGTTGTCCACCGGGAACCTCTGGCCGCCAAGGCTGTTGTTGCTGCTCCAGTCATTGCCGCCAAGACCGTCATTGCTCAGCCTGCCATCGCCAAGACTGTCATCGCCCAACCGGCTCTGACTAAGACTCTGATTGCCCAACCAGCTCTCTACCACTAA